A stretch of Hydractinia symbiolongicarpus strain clone_291-10 chromosome 9, HSymV2.1, whole genome shotgun sequence DNA encodes these proteins:
- the LOC130657752 gene encoding uncharacterized protein LOC130657752: protein MGKVEEEAKEDHAEDKQQPNQDFTPQEHKHAHQLQNLTFAIDKITEHVKVQTNFLKKPVNKQLNITEKLNNETRDISSRVTTLENSTSFINIQTSNIVRRIASEERSTLSVINQISALRTSLSAQGTLTNRLNTQVNTISNKKTVLGNKIQSLDNKLQFFQDTDAFRAFKRCTWQSGEGTENGSYSNDVNAGSPVTKNECIKLCIKKSAGYNGAIYHISSKGCSCLSNMNGRDSDGSYVSCYIR from the exons ATGGGTAAAGTTGAAGAAGAGGCAAAGGAGGATCATGCTGAAGACAAGCAGCAACCGAACCAAGATTTCACACCCcaagaacataagcatgctcaccaat TGCAGAATTTAACATTTGCAATAGACAAAATAACAGAACATGTTAAAGTACAG acaaatttcttgaaaaaaccAGTAAACAAGCAGTTGAATATCACCGAAAAACTGAATAATGAG ACAAGGGACATTAGTTCTCGTGTTACGACTTTGGAAAATTCTACGTCTTTTATAAACATTCAG ACAAGCAATATTGTTAGAAGAATTGCCTCGGAAGAACGATCCACATTATCAGTAATCAACCAA ATCAGCGCTTTACGGACTAGTTTATCAGCACAAGGAACATTAACAAACAGATTAAACACTCAG GTAAACACGATTTCCAACAAAAAAACTGTGCTTGGAAACAAAATTCAAAGCCTGGATAACAAG CTTCAATTTTTCCAAGATACTGATGCTTTTAGAGCTTTCAAGC GATGCACCTGGCAAAGTGGTGAAGGCACTGAAAATGGAAGTTATAGCAACGATGTTAATGCTGGAAGCCCTGTAACCAAGAATGAATGCATAAAGCTTTGTATCAAGAAGAGTGCCGGGTACAATGGAGCAATTTATCACATCAGTAGTAAAGGGTGCTCCTGTTTAAGCAATATGAATGGAAGAGATTCAGATGGCAGTTACGTTTCTTGTTACATTAGataa